A stretch of DNA from Bacillota bacterium:
CCTGCCCACCGCCGGTGTGGCGGAGCACCTGCCCTCGTTCCTCCTGGCCTGCACCCCGGACGGAAATGTGGTGGGCGTGGTGGGGCTCGAGCGCTACCACTCATCGGCCCTGCTACGCTCTCTGGTGGTGCTACCCTCCTGGCGGAATCAGGGCCTGGGCCGGTGCCTGGTGGCGTCCCAGCTTGCCCGGTTGACCCCCGGGACCCCCGTGTACCTGCTCACCACCGGAGCGGAAGCATACTTCCGCTCCCTGGGCTTCGAAGCGATTCCCCGGGACCAGGTGTGCCCGGAAGTGAAAGCCTCCGCCGAGTTCCAGGGAGCCTGCCCGGCGTCGGCAGTCGCCATGCGCTCAATCGCTCACCGGAACCCCGGCAAGTAACCCCGCCCGGCGGGGCCACCGCCCCGGGAAGCAGACCCTTGCCTGGCTCTTGACAGTCTCCTCCACCCTAGGAGTGCGCTTCAAAACCCCCTGCGAGCACCATCAGGCGGCCCTCTCGTGAGCCCGGTTTCCACTTCTGGAAACATCCGCCTGGAAACATCTGTTTGGACGGTTGGGCCGGGACATGGTAAAATGCAACCGTAGCAACGATTTCGGGCAAGGTGGGCGGGTAGGATGCTGGGCTACGTCAACACCAACTGGCACGTGGAGGACACCTGGGGATGGATGGACCGCATCCCCAAGAGGTCCTTCTGGGCCCGCTTTCACAGCTGGGCCTGGGAACAAGGCAATTTGAAAGACGGGGAGTTCGCCCAGCTTTACTCCGACATCGGCCGGCCATCGGTGAGCCCTGCCCAGCTCACTGCCGCGATCCTCATCCAGCTGGAGAAGGAGCTTTCCGACCGGGAGCTTGAGGAGGCCACCCTGTACGACGACCGGGTGAAGTACGCCCTGGGCATGTCGCGCAACGGCCCGGGGCTTGACGCGGTGACGTTGTGCCGCTTCCGGCAGCGGCTGATGGCTGCTGACGGCGCCAAGATGCTGCTTGACAAAGTGGTGGCCGTCGGGAAGGAGCGGGGGCTGATCTCGGGAGAGACGGTGGCCATCGTGGACACCTTCCTGGTGGAGGGTTCGGCGGCCAGGCAGGACACCATCACCCTCATCCGGAGGGCGGTGGCCATGGTGCTGAAGGTGGCTGGTTTCCACGAGTGCAGGGAGGAGTTGGAGCAACTCCTGGAGCGGAAGGACTACGGCTCGCCCAAGAAGCCGGCCATCGACTGGTCGAACCCCGATGAGAAGCAGGCCCTGGTGGAGAGCCTGGTCAAGGACGCCCGGAAACTGGTGAAGGCGGTGCGCGAGAGGGGCGATGCCCCGGAAGAACTGAAGAACGCGGCCGGCTTCCTGGAGCGGGTGGCGGAGCAGGACATCGAGGAGGACGGCGAGGGCAGGATACGCATCCGCCGGGGGGTGGCGAAGGACCGGGTGATATCCACGGTTGACCCCGAGATGCGGCACGGGCACAAGACCTCCTCCAACAAGACCGACGGGTACAAGGCGCATGTGATAGGGGACAAGAAGGGCGAGTGGGTCACGGGGATAGAAGAGGCCCCTGCCAATGCCCCTGACGCGGAGAAGGCGGAGGAACTGGTCGGGCAGCACAAGGCGCGGGTTGGCCAGGTTCCTCCGAAGTTGCTGGGTGACTGCGCCTTTGGTAACCCCGAGTTGCGGGAGAGGCTGCAGGCCAAAGGGGTGGAGGTGGTGGCGCCCGTCCCCCCTGCTCCCCGGCGGGACGGTCACTTCAGCAAGGACGACTTCGAGATCAACGTGGAGGAAGGGTATGTGAGGTGCCCGGCGGGGCAGGAGACGAGGACGCTCGCCTGGGGCAAGGATGAGCGCGGGCGCAAGATTCCCGTGTACAGGTTCCCGGCCGAGGTGTGCGCGTCCTGCCCCCTGCGGGCCAAGTGCACGTCGAGCAAGCTGGGCAGGCAGGTCAGGGTGCATCCCCGCGAGGAAGTACTGCAGGCCCTCAAGAAAGAGCAGAAGACACCCGAGTTTCGGGAGGAGTACAGGCAGCGGGCGAACATCGAGAGGATCAACTGTGATCTCAAGCGCCACGGTGCCCGCAAGGCACGGTACATCGGACGCATCAAGGTGAAGTTTCAACTGATGATGGCAGCCGTGCTTCACGACATCAAGCTCCTCCTGGCAGCCTTTGACAAGCAGCCTGGGGAACTCCCTGTACAGGGGGTAGTGTCGGCTTGAGCAGGGATGCAGGGACAGAAGGGGTGGTCGAAGGGCTGATCGAGGGCTAAGTGAGGCCATCGCGGGGGCCCATCGGGCTCCCGCCAGCAGGTGAGATCCAGATCTTTCCTTGGAAACAGGGGTTAGAGGGGTCGTTTCAGGCATTTTTGGTGCGCACTCCTAGATCTCTGCCGGGAAATCAGGCGGAGGGCGCCCGGCATTCACATACATGCCTTTTCGCCCTTCGAGGTATGGTACGGGGCCAGGCAGAAGGGCTGGACTGTAGCCGATTACCTGGTGGCTCTTAAGGAAGCTGGCCTTGACAGCATGCCGGGCACCGCCGCGGAGATCCTGGATGACGAGGTGAGGCGGCAGATCTGCCCCACGAAGCTGAATGTGGCCCAGTGGGTATCTGTGGTGGAGGCAGCCCACCGGGTGGGGATTCCCACCAGCGCCACCATGATGTACGGCCATGTGGAGTCGAACAAGCACAGGGCGCGGCACGTGGCGCTCATCCGGAGTATGCAGAAGTCCACGGGAGGGTTCACGGAGTTCGTGCCCCTGAGCTTTGTGCACCCGCGGACAGCGTTGTTCAGGTCGGGGCACTGCCGTCCCGGGGCCACAGGACTCGAGGACGTCAAGGTTCATGCGGTGGCGCGCCTCATGTTGCGCGGCGCCATCAGGAACGTACAGGTTTCCTGGGTCAAGCTGGGCCCTAAGCTGGCGCAGGTATGCCTGGCGGCGGGAGCCAACGACCTGGGCGGTACCCTTATCGAGGAGCACATTTCCCGGTCTGCGGGGTCGGCCTGGGGAGCCTCCATGGCGGAAGGTGAGCTCCGGTGGCTGGCTGAATCCATCGGCCGGGTTCCGCGGCGGCGGAGTACGACATACCAGATGCCGAACTGATGGGGGTGCCCCGTAGCTACGGCACCGCCAGGAAAGGGGAGGTAATGGCACTGTGAGCATCTCGCAGCGTGCTCGGGCCGTAAAAACAACCATCGGCAACGCTGGCCCTGGCCCAGACGGCGCCTGAATTCAGAAGCCGCGCCAGAGACGAGCTTTACTATCGCTACCCCTTTACCCTGTCACCGGTTATCGTTGGGCGAAAACCCGCTTGGAGTCACCAACGGAGCCCACCCGCTGGCCCACGTTGTAGTAGTGGACGGGCGCGTATATAACGGGATCGAGGCCGGCCATGTCGACCTTGCCGTACGCTGGATCGGGTATCCGTTCGTCGACGAGGATGTTCTTCACCTCACCGAAGAACACGACGCTGTCGCCGTGCTCCACTGTCCTCACCAGGGCGCATTCAAAGATCCAGGGCGAATCCTCGAGCACCGGCACATCAAGGACCACGCCACGCGACCAGGACGCCCCCGTATCCAGGCACTTGTTCGTGTTGAATCCGGAGGTGTTGCCGCAGTAGTCAGCCACCGGCAGCATGCCGGTGGTGACCAGGTTGGCGGAGAACAGTTCGGTCCTCAACACGCACGCCGATGTCATCCTCTTGCCGCGCGAGGAGAACATGAGGGTCGGGGGGTTCACGCAGCAGAACGTGATCCACGTCACCAGCGTAAAATTCGGCTCGCCATCCTCCCGGAAAGCTCCGATGAGGTACGCGGGCTGGGGAAAGAACCCACGCTGGGGATCGACCGAACGCTTGACCATACACCGCGGCCCCCCTCTGCTCTCTGTACTAGTACTGCATTTGCCGGTATTACCCAACAGCCTTCACGACCCCTTCTTTGACACACCCTCGGGACACACCCTCGGGGAAGTCCAGGGCAAGCGAGGCGGGAGATCCCCAGGAAAATCTAGGCTGCACGGGCCACCAGTCAACATCATATCTCTCCTGGTGGTAGGCGTAAAGTGCCAGGCAAGATTCACCAAGGCTTCGTCAAAGTGGCTGAGTCGGTGAGGGCCCTGCCCATGTCCAGAACCGTGCCCGCGGTAGGCAAGATGATCCCGAACTCGGCCTGGTAGGCCTCCAGCGGCTCCCTGATCATGCTGGGCGCACGCTCTCACCATGGCCTCCGCCTGCGCCGGCCGGCAGCCGTGGCCCGATACCAGCTCGGCTACCACCTGCTGCTCCACGGGCTTGGGGATGGTCGCCGTCCCTTCGGGCCACCGGGGGAATGCCCGCAGCGCATCTTCCCCCAGGGGCTCTGAAGGCAGGAACCTTGCCTCCTTCCTCCCCCTCGAAAGCGGTGCCCCAGCCTGATACCGGGGCCCGTGGTCCCTCATTTCGACGTGCGGCACGCGGGGGAGTCCCAACGTCGCCCCAAGAGCTCGTATGCGGGGAGACCGTGTCGGCCGCGATCCGGGAAGACATCCTGCAGGCTGAAAGGGAGGAGCTGTGTAGGCCTTCGTGGCCGGTTTGTTCGCTATCTGTGGTTCACCATTTGCCGCGGGTGGGCCCCAGCCTCGCTATGAGTTCGCTCCTCGAGCGGCAGCCCGCCTTGCGGTAGATGTTCTTGATGTGGTACTTGACGGTGTTCACCGATACGTACAGGTGGGCTGCGATCTCCTGGTAGGTGTGGCCGTCCAGCAGGAGGTCGAGGACTTGCTTCTCTGATCGGGTAAGACGCAGTCGAGGCGCTGGTGGAGCTGACTCCGAGCCGGGTGTTGGTGGCGACACCTCTGGTTCGAGCAAGCGTGCGAGCCTGGGCAAGACCAGCGGTACGAGCGCGAAGAGCACGGCTGCGTTGATCACGCCTGCGAGGGGAAGCCGCGCCATCGCGGTCAGGTTGGTGTTGTCCCAGAGAATTGCCGCGCCCGATACAAAGAGAACGTTTGAGCCCAGGCCGTATCCCCACGCCCTCTCGTGCCCGCGCCGGGCGAAAGAGAGAAGCGCGAGCCAGTAGTAGAAGTCCGTGCAGGCAAGGCCCACCATGGCGAGGTTGTACGACAGAGACAGCGACGCACTCGTCTCGCGCAGGGTG
This window harbors:
- a CDS encoding IS1182 family transposase, whose protein sequence is MLGYVNTNWHVEDTWGWMDRIPKRSFWARFHSWAWEQGNLKDGEFAQLYSDIGRPSVSPAQLTAAILIQLEKELSDRELEEATLYDDRVKYALGMSRNGPGLDAVTLCRFRQRLMAADGAKMLLDKVVAVGKERGLISGETVAIVDTFLVEGSAARQDTITLIRRAVAMVLKVAGFHECREELEQLLERKDYGSPKKPAIDWSNPDEKQALVESLVKDARKLVKAVRERGDAPEELKNAAGFLERVAEQDIEEDGEGRIRIRRGVAKDRVISTVDPEMRHGHKTSSNKTDGYKAHVIGDKKGEWVTGIEEAPANAPDAEKAEELVGQHKARVGQVPPKLLGDCAFGNPELRERLQAKGVEVVAPVPPAPRRDGHFSKDDFEINVEEGYVRCPAGQETRTLAWGKDERGRKIPVYRFPAEVCASCPLRAKCTSSKLGRQVRVHPREEVLQALKKEQKTPEFREEYRQRANIERINCDLKRHGARKARYIGRIKVKFQLMMAAVLHDIKLLLAAFDKQPGELPVQGVVSA
- a CDS encoding flavin reductase family protein, with translation MVKRSVDPQRGFFPQPAYLIGAFREDGEPNFTLVTWITFCCVNPPTLMFSSRGKRMTSACVLRTELFSANLVTTGMLPVADYCGNTSGFNTNKCLDTGASWSRGVVLDVPVLEDSPWIFECALVRTVEHGDSVVFFGEVKNILVDERIPDPAYGKVDMAGLDPVIYAPVHYYNVGQRVGSVGDSKRVFAQR